A stretch of the Aegilops tauschii subsp. strangulata cultivar AL8/78 chromosome 4, Aet v6.0, whole genome shotgun sequence genome encodes the following:
- the LOC109766765 gene encoding protein SRC1 produces MAGIMHKIEEKLHMGGGSDEHKKDEEHKKAEEHKKKDGEHKKDGEHKEGMMEKIKDKISGDGHGDGKKDGDHKEKKDKKKKKDKKHGEGHKDDDGHGSSSSDSDSD; encoded by the coding sequence ATGGCCGGCATCATGCACAAGATCGAGGAGAAGCTCCACATGGGCGGCGGCAGCGACGAGCACAAGAAGGACGAGGAGCACAAGAAGGCGGAGGAGCACAAGAAGAAGGACGGGGAGCACAAGAAGGACGGCGAGCACAAGGAGGGCATGATGGAGAAGATCAAGGACAAGATCAGCGGCGACGGCCACGGCGACGGCAAGAAGGACGGCGaccacaaggagaagaaggacaagaagaagaagaaggacaagaagcACGGCGAGGGCCACAAGGACGACGACGGCcacggcagcagcagcagcgacagcGACAGCGACTGA